The following are from one region of the Rosistilla carotiformis genome:
- a CDS encoding calcium-binding protein, translated as MTFTSATILNPEPTLFRDRGSWILDGFKAGQIINVADSHDDSQVFNEGEYVIKSIDTAGTTLTLFPNQLDAAEIRSQGSLEDFHVTVSKVSMTGGSKLTFTSPRTISRDTGTWFDDGFRIGDHVQFSGTANNNTIYTIAALAADGKTIQVEQTVAPESNVANVFASIGTLNYASSGAPTSSGNQSNEADPIGYFHGFDATMGILPYRVWDATPGESELTGTFQFDLLDPNVIGGKERLSVNDLRGINTRQKAPPGGFVAAPLSDLMTITTDPNDPLDLRDIKLNIETALAPGSAFAPYRSELTISNWNFYVNNSLLTENSRTEGEIHFDDVQFEFVSFMRDFVGPGLQRLDVAFEAFEPITNFLESEAFPILSLLFGRSNYISAAGTFGGEAEVGDYLGASVAIKQLVHGGTPFERDALIEFFSDIFNSNPWDDVAVLPIDQLIGSAWIDVGGFTVDFEKARDSAQTRPIAPVTDAANVVAPANESLEEYYARRGWDDTPTRLFGNIDDKPLALTGASTLTFEAGTSRIGRASNGAKTELEVLFLPSNWSEGQIVRASGSWLADGFQEQMYLTFDAQILPGGTPSAYDGQAFRIIEDTATHLTVEWGDAAGLTTAPTVEFGTFSGNFATWITDGFEVGQTIEVKGTAENDGTATITAVTAAYITITKTGGVVDETIDSRNGVSITAANPDGTKGSIFGQIMALARDPQQASLAGAAANSFIVTQLLPGRNAIDGVLSGAGLALTTKIDPIDFPMLKDERNAFGVLLGDTTFYGAEVKATGDILPEERVLIPDGFGNLDFLLDGYNLVEVQLAEHDSMLMNYGTPELFVALYQDFPLSKEKFFCEVPGLGFTCDAIPLTEIAPTPFISINFEARADFAIGWDATGLGLFGKTGNPHDLVEGFYFDDSEGIAPTPSLLVNDDRSGDERTNFGNFSYSTGLGAASTSNANSLLNDEPQARVLGGIGGGVYIGYSKFGLNFKLGTELTFLVGWDWNLHDPDNSDSLYRVRASEFDTLTGFGTDAGYVAADAYDEGFRFEVRWDLFTKLKVFVTIVDLRINIITVGRTLPVDIPTFIEPNLGSLDGASLLTLGFLPTDNVLYVGAYGEYNHDTDRQDIVVSGQNYHKIFRNVASISGVAGAGDDIVIVSQEVLLPTSLSGGLGNDILIAGGGRTILYGNEGDDYLKGGPVNDIIRGGDGDDTIFGGDGNDTISGGNGHDIIRGWRDDDDIDGGDDNDAIDGGTGNDTIKGGWGDDIILGGLGRDTIYGGDGSDTIEGGRDADIIYGDGSTTAIDVEMHGDVIYGGLGNDTIDGGSGPDRIFGQQHNDRLVGGVGNDLLDGGGASDRMFGGDGDDLLRSREGNDVLNGEAGDDTFHVNFQGGKANSLIQVLESGPASDTDVFVAFGTLYDDHFLLRASADGSNAFVAMLNDPDHDITDLDYDPAVERINYLGVERILINGSLGDDHFAVDDTAAEITINGEAGDDTFQIGQLFRSERNEQDANVSVGDVFATIETTRGFLSNWDAPVFCTRRYERLG; from the coding sequence TTGACGTTTACCAGCGCGACGATTTTGAATCCGGAGCCCACACTCTTTCGTGATCGTGGCAGTTGGATTCTCGATGGCTTCAAAGCCGGGCAGATCATCAATGTCGCCGATTCCCATGATGATTCGCAGGTCTTTAACGAAGGCGAATATGTCATCAAGTCGATCGACACCGCAGGAACCACACTGACGCTGTTTCCGAATCAACTGGATGCGGCAGAGATTCGGTCGCAAGGTTCGTTGGAAGATTTCCACGTCACCGTATCCAAGGTTTCGATGACGGGAGGATCGAAGCTGACGTTCACCTCGCCGCGCACGATCTCACGCGATACGGGAACCTGGTTCGACGACGGTTTTCGAATTGGCGACCACGTGCAGTTCAGTGGCACGGCAAACAACAATACCATCTACACGATCGCGGCACTGGCCGCCGATGGCAAGACAATCCAGGTCGAACAGACGGTAGCGCCGGAGAGCAATGTCGCCAACGTCTTCGCCAGTATCGGCACGTTGAACTACGCAAGTTCTGGCGCACCGACAAGCTCGGGCAATCAGAGTAACGAAGCCGATCCGATCGGCTATTTCCACGGCTTCGATGCCACGATGGGGATTCTGCCCTATCGTGTTTGGGATGCTACGCCGGGCGAATCGGAACTGACGGGGACATTCCAGTTTGATCTACTGGACCCGAATGTCATCGGCGGAAAGGAGCGATTGTCGGTCAACGATTTGCGAGGGATCAATACCCGGCAAAAGGCACCTCCAGGTGGCTTCGTGGCCGCACCGCTGTCGGACCTGATGACGATAACGACCGATCCCAACGATCCGTTGGACCTCCGCGACATTAAGCTGAACATCGAGACGGCGCTGGCACCGGGATCTGCCTTCGCTCCCTATCGATCGGAGCTAACGATCTCGAATTGGAATTTCTACGTTAACAATTCCCTCTTGACCGAAAACAGCCGCACCGAAGGGGAGATCCACTTTGACGATGTGCAATTTGAATTCGTCAGCTTCATGCGGGATTTTGTTGGGCCGGGCTTGCAAAGGCTGGACGTTGCCTTCGAAGCCTTTGAACCGATCACCAACTTTCTCGAAAGCGAAGCGTTCCCGATCCTATCGCTGTTGTTTGGACGATCCAACTACATTTCCGCGGCCGGAACGTTTGGCGGCGAGGCAGAGGTTGGTGATTATCTGGGGGCGTCGGTCGCGATTAAACAGCTCGTTCATGGCGGAACGCCTTTCGAACGCGATGCGCTGATCGAGTTCTTCTCCGACATTTTTAATTCCAATCCGTGGGACGATGTCGCGGTCCTTCCGATCGACCAATTGATCGGCAGTGCTTGGATCGATGTCGGCGGTTTCACCGTCGACTTCGAGAAGGCGCGTGACAGTGCGCAGACCAGGCCGATAGCGCCCGTTACCGATGCGGCGAACGTCGTCGCACCGGCGAACGAGTCGCTCGAAGAATATTATGCGCGGCGTGGCTGGGATGATACGCCCACACGACTCTTCGGCAACATCGACGATAAACCACTTGCCTTAACTGGCGCCTCGACCTTGACGTTTGAAGCAGGTACCAGCCGCATCGGGCGTGCCAGCAACGGTGCGAAGACGGAGCTGGAAGTTCTCTTTTTGCCAAGCAATTGGAGCGAGGGACAGATTGTTCGCGCGAGCGGGAGTTGGTTGGCAGATGGGTTCCAGGAGCAAATGTATCTGACGTTTGATGCTCAGATACTTCCTGGCGGTACCCCCAGTGCTTACGACGGACAAGCCTTCCGGATTATCGAGGACACGGCGACACACCTGACGGTTGAATGGGGCGATGCAGCCGGTCTCACGACAGCCCCGACGGTGGAGTTCGGGACATTTTCAGGGAATTTCGCAACCTGGATAACCGACGGTTTCGAGGTCGGGCAAACGATTGAAGTGAAAGGAACCGCCGAGAATGATGGAACCGCAACCATCACGGCCGTAACCGCCGCCTACATCACCATCACCAAGACCGGTGGCGTGGTTGACGAGACCATCGATTCGCGAAACGGGGTGTCGATTACCGCGGCCAACCCCGACGGTACGAAAGGTTCGATCTTCGGCCAAATCATGGCATTGGCTCGCGATCCGCAGCAAGCGAGTTTGGCTGGCGCTGCGGCGAATTCGTTTATCGTGACGCAACTGTTGCCGGGCCGCAACGCGATCGATGGCGTTCTCTCGGGTGCCGGTTTGGCGCTCACGACAAAGATCGACCCGATCGACTTTCCAATGCTCAAGGACGAACGGAATGCTTTTGGCGTCTTGTTAGGAGATACAACGTTCTATGGGGCCGAGGTGAAGGCAACCGGCGATATCCTTCCCGAAGAACGAGTCCTGATTCCCGATGGGTTTGGAAACTTAGACTTTCTCCTGGACGGTTACAATCTGGTCGAGGTGCAGTTGGCCGAGCACGACAGCATGTTGATGAACTACGGCACGCCCGAGCTGTTTGTCGCCTTGTATCAGGACTTTCCCCTGAGCAAAGAAAAGTTCTTCTGCGAGGTTCCTGGACTCGGGTTTACGTGCGATGCGATTCCGCTGACAGAAATCGCGCCGACGCCTTTCATCTCGATCAACTTCGAAGCGCGGGCCGATTTTGCAATCGGATGGGATGCAACAGGTCTCGGGTTGTTCGGCAAGACTGGCAATCCGCACGATTTGGTGGAGGGGTTCTACTTCGATGACAGCGAGGGAATTGCACCGACCCCGAGTTTGCTTGTCAACGATGATCGAAGCGGTGACGAGCGAACCAACTTTGGCAATTTCAGCTACAGCACCGGGCTGGGCGCCGCGAGCACGAGCAATGCCAATTCACTACTGAATGATGAGCCCCAGGCACGTGTTCTGGGAGGGATCGGCGGTGGAGTCTACATTGGATACTCGAAGTTTGGACTCAACTTCAAACTTGGGACCGAGCTGACTTTTTTGGTCGGCTGGGACTGGAATCTCCACGACCCCGATAACTCGGACAGCCTGTATCGCGTACGGGCGAGCGAGTTCGATACGCTGACGGGATTTGGAACCGATGCGGGATACGTGGCGGCCGACGCCTACGACGAGGGATTCCGCTTCGAGGTGCGTTGGGATCTCTTCACGAAACTGAAAGTGTTTGTGACGATCGTCGATCTTCGAATCAACATCATTACCGTAGGACGTACGCTCCCTGTCGACATTCCAACGTTCATCGAGCCGAATCTTGGCAGCCTCGATGGTGCTTCCCTGTTAACGCTCGGCTTCTTGCCCACAGACAACGTGCTGTATGTCGGTGCGTATGGCGAATACAACCACGACACGGATCGTCAAGATATTGTCGTCTCCGGGCAGAACTATCACAAAATCTTCCGCAACGTTGCATCGATCTCGGGCGTCGCGGGGGCTGGTGATGACATCGTGATTGTCAGCCAGGAAGTCTTGCTGCCGACGTCGCTTAGCGGTGGTTTGGGGAATGACATCCTGATCGCCGGTGGTGGCAGAACGATCCTGTATGGCAACGAGGGGGACGACTATCTGAAGGGAGGCCCCGTCAACGATATCATTCGCGGCGGCGATGGCGATGACACCATCTTCGGCGGCGATGGCAACGACACGATCTCTGGCGGAAACGGCCACGACATTATCCGTGGCTGGCGGGACGACGACGACATCGATGGCGGAGATGACAACGACGCGATCGACGGCGGCACAGGAAATGACACGATCAAGGGCGGTTGGGGAGATGACATTATCCTGGGCGGTCTTGGCCGAGACACTATTTACGGTGGCGACGGCAGCGACACCATCGAAGGCGGTCGCGACGCCGACATCATTTATGGTGACGGTTCCACGACGGCAATCGACGTGGAGATGCATGGCGATGTGATCTACGGCGGCCTTGGCAATGACACGATCGACGGCGGTTCGGGCCCCGATCGGATTTTCGGCCAACAGCATAATGATCGACTGGTTGGTGGAGTTGGCAACGACCTGTTGGACGGTGGCGGTGCCAGCGATCGGATGTTTGGAGGCGACGGTGACGACCTGCTTCGTTCGCGTGAAGGGAATGATGTCCTCAACGGGGAAGCTGGCGACGATACCTTCCATGTCAACTTCCAAGGGGGCAAAGCGAATTCGCTGATCCAAGTCCTTGAAAGTGGCCCGGCGTCCGATACCGATGTGTTCGTCGCGTTTGGTACGCTTTATGACGACCACTTCCTGCTGCGTGCGAGTGCCGATGGATCGAACGCCTTTGTTGCGATGTTGAACGATCCCGATCACGACATCACCGATCTGGATTACGACCCCGCCGTTGAGCGGATCAACTACTTGGGCGTTGAAAGAATATTGATCAACGGCAGCCTAGGCGATGACCATTTTGCTGTCGACGATACGGCGGCGGAAATCACGATCAACGGCGAAGCGGGAGATGACACTTTCCAAATCGGTCAGTTGTTCCGATCGGAACGGAACGAACAAGATGCAAACGTATCGGTCGGCGACGTCTTTGCCACTATCGAAACCACCCGTGGATTCCTGTCCAACTGGGATGCCCCAGTTTTCTGCACCAGGCGTTATGAAAGATTGGGTTAG
- a CDS encoding IS3 family transposase translates to MSQRRACRVLDQPRSSQRFEGKPKDEDERLTKRILHFVRERPRWGYRRICQLLRRDGETINRKKMYRLWRASGLKVPQKRRKKRATGVRGNACDVQAAGFVHDVWSWDFVQSSTLDGRTIRFLNIVDEYTRQCLTIKVGRSITSEDAIDTLAELFAMHGVPKRLRCDNGPEFISTAIKQWLAKIGVEILYIEPGSPWQNGVCESFNSRLRDEYLHQTDLINEDDTRMKARAWREDFNTQRPHSSLGYLTPSEFAHRSAASVRPTASLQQHCESPTPVS, encoded by the coding sequence GTGTCGCAACGACGTGCCTGCCGCGTGCTCGACCAACCGCGATCGAGCCAGCGATTTGAGGGGAAACCCAAAGACGAAGACGAGCGACTGACGAAGCGAATTCTTCACTTTGTTCGCGAGCGTCCTCGCTGGGGGTATCGACGTATCTGCCAACTTCTTCGCCGCGACGGTGAGACTATTAACAGGAAAAAAATGTATCGGCTTTGGAGAGCATCGGGGCTGAAGGTGCCACAAAAGCGTCGCAAAAAGCGTGCTACTGGCGTCCGAGGCAATGCATGCGACGTTCAAGCGGCAGGTTTTGTTCACGATGTTTGGAGCTGGGATTTCGTGCAATCGTCGACACTTGATGGACGAACGATTCGCTTCTTGAACATCGTCGATGAGTACACGCGGCAATGCCTGACGATCAAGGTCGGCCGCAGTATCACGAGCGAAGATGCGATCGACACGCTGGCTGAGCTGTTTGCAATGCACGGCGTTCCGAAACGACTTCGTTGCGATAACGGCCCCGAGTTCATCTCGACAGCGATCAAGCAATGGCTGGCAAAGATTGGCGTTGAGATCCTTTACATCGAACCTGGCTCGCCATGGCAGAACGGTGTCTGCGAGAGTTTCAACAGCCGGCTTCGTGACGAGTATCTGCATCAAACGGATTTGATCAATGAAGACGACACACGGATGAAAGCACGAGCTTGGCGGGAGGACTTCAACACCCAGCGCCCGCACAGTTCGCTTGGCTATCTAACCCCATCAGAGTTCGCGCATCGCAGTGCTGCTTCCGTTCGGCCTACGGCCTCACTCCAGCAGCACTGCGAATCACCCACCCCTGTTTCCTAA
- a CDS encoding transposase gives MSKKRRRHSPEQIIKKLRDADAMLAADKSVGEVLQALEVSEATLSRWRSQYGGMKSEEAKRLRALEEENNRLKKIVADQALDISMLKEITKGN, from the coding sequence ATGAGCAAGAAACGACGACGACATTCACCCGAACAGATCATCAAGAAGCTGCGTGACGCGGATGCCATGCTTGCCGCCGACAAGAGCGTGGGTGAGGTTCTCCAAGCACTGGAAGTTAGCGAGGCCACGCTGAGCCGCTGGCGGAGCCAGTATGGCGGCATGAAGAGCGAAGAGGCCAAGCGTCTTAGGGCACTTGAGGAGGAGAACAACCGACTCAAGAAGATTGTGGCCGACCAAGCTTTGGATATTTCGATGCTGAAGGAAATCACCAAGGGAAACTGA